A DNA window from Bradyrhizobium barranii subsp. barranii contains the following coding sequences:
- a CDS encoding TRAP transporter large permease has translation MTPFIVLALLFGLLALGTPVGFAMAFSGSVGLIMVGGWGTLLGILQTAPLSTVSAYELITIPMFLLMADLVLLSGVADDLFKTASAWVGRIPGGLGMATALAGAGFGAICGTSTASAATLSSTSLPAMIRQGYEPKMAAGVVAISGTLSMLLPTSVALVIFGLLAEVNIGKLLISGIIPAILVTFTIMATIYFLVWQDPSRAPAAKSVPWREKFSLLWQVSPMVVLFSIVTGTIYLGVATPTEASAFGAFGAFLLAIVKGKITPSSLYATLLRACHGTCMIIMILVGASIFGYFFTLTHVTQDLVAWIGSLPASRWVIITLILCGYIVLGSFMDQIAILVLTVLIVLPLIKTLGFDPIWFGVIKIVTAEVGMITPPVGLNCFIVARYAKRPVAEVFHGTFPHFIAHLIAIAILVAFPSIILWLPSQMGR, from the coding sequence ATGACACCTTTCATCGTTCTCGCCCTGCTGTTCGGCCTGCTTGCCCTCGGCACGCCCGTCGGTTTTGCCATGGCTTTCTCCGGATCGGTCGGCCTCATCATGGTCGGCGGATGGGGCACGCTGCTCGGCATCCTGCAGACAGCGCCGCTCTCGACCGTCTCGGCCTACGAGCTGATCACCATTCCGATGTTCCTGCTGATGGCGGATCTCGTGCTGCTGTCGGGTGTCGCAGACGATCTGTTCAAGACCGCCTCGGCCTGGGTCGGCCGCATCCCCGGCGGCCTCGGCATGGCCACCGCGCTCGCCGGCGCCGGTTTTGGCGCGATCTGCGGCACCTCGACGGCTTCCGCCGCGACGCTGTCCTCGACCAGCCTGCCGGCGATGATCCGCCAGGGCTACGAGCCGAAGATGGCGGCCGGCGTCGTTGCGATCTCAGGCACGCTGTCGATGCTGCTGCCGACCAGCGTTGCGCTCGTTATCTTCGGCCTGCTGGCCGAAGTGAACATCGGCAAGCTGCTGATCAGCGGCATCATCCCGGCGATCCTGGTGACGTTCACCATCATGGCCACGATCTATTTCCTGGTCTGGCAGGACCCTTCGCGCGCGCCGGCCGCGAAATCAGTGCCATGGCGGGAGAAATTCTCGCTGCTGTGGCAGGTCTCGCCGATGGTGGTGCTGTTCTCGATCGTGACAGGCACGATCTATCTCGGCGTCGCGACGCCGACGGAGGCCTCCGCCTTCGGCGCGTTCGGCGCCTTCCTGCTCGCGATCGTCAAGGGCAAGATCACGCCGTCATCGCTCTATGCGACGCTGCTGCGCGCCTGCCACGGCACCTGCATGATCATCATGATCCTGGTCGGTGCCTCGATCTTCGGCTATTTCTTCACGCTCACCCATGTGACGCAGGACCTCGTCGCCTGGATCGGGTCCTTGCCGGCCTCGCGCTGGGTGATCATCACGCTGATCCTGTGCGGCTACATCGTGCTCGGCTCGTTCATGGACCAGATCGCGATCCTGGTGCTGACCGTGCTGATCGTGCTGCCGCTGATCAAGACGCTGGGCTTTGATCCGATCTGGTTCGGCGTCATCAAGATCGTCACCGCAGAAGTCGGCATGATCACGCCGCCGGTCGGGCTCAACTGCTTCATCGTTGCTCGCTATGCCAAGCGGCCGGTGGCGGAAGTGTTCCACGGCACCTTCCCGCACTTCATCGCGCACCTGATCGCAATCGCGATCCTGGTGGCGTTTCCCTCGATCATTCTCTGGCTGCCCTCGCAGATGGGGCGCTAG
- a CDS encoding TRAP transporter small permease — MIKRAGDVLGALERALTVIAVVFMFVIMLLVVADVFMRYALNSPFSFTYDLIGLYLLAGVFFFTLSDALREHVHVGVDILLSRFSLTGRRLSEIVTALAGLFVFVLICKVGFERALENYEQHDVLSGAIPWPTWISAALVPFGCGVLVLRLALQLVGNVLSLVSGRDLYPLPPVTGVGEARGFE; from the coding sequence GTGATCAAACGGGCAGGAGATGTGCTCGGCGCGCTGGAGCGCGCGCTGACGGTGATCGCGGTGGTGTTCATGTTCGTGATCATGCTGCTGGTGGTGGCCGACGTGTTCATGCGTTACGCGCTGAACAGCCCTTTCTCCTTCACCTATGATCTGATCGGGCTCTATCTCCTCGCCGGCGTGTTCTTCTTCACGCTGTCGGATGCGTTGCGCGAGCATGTCCATGTCGGCGTCGACATCCTCTTGTCGCGCTTCTCGCTGACCGGGCGACGGTTGTCCGAGATCGTCACGGCGCTCGCCGGCCTGTTCGTGTTCGTCCTGATCTGCAAGGTCGGGTTCGAGCGCGCGCTGGAGAATTACGAGCAGCACGACGTGCTCTCCGGCGCGATCCCCTGGCCGACCTGGATTTCGGCGGCGCTGGTGCCGTTCGGCTGCGGCGTGCTGGTGCTGCGGCTGGCGCTGCAGCTGGTCGGCAATGTGCTGAGCCTCGTCAGCGGCCGCGACCTCTATCCGCTGCCGCCGGTGACCGGTGTCGGCGAAGCACGCGGCTTCGAGTAA
- a CDS encoding TRAP transporter substrate-binding protein, translating into MKKNLVRAAAVLALSLPVSTLQAQALELKVADSFPAGHYLVRLMLKPWMDDVTRRTNGAVTFTYYPNQQIGKAADMLRLTQSGVVDIGYIGPSYVSDKMPLSEVAQLPGAFATSCQGTLAYWKIAREGILAKQEYAPNKIKLLLAVVLPPYQVWTVKSKVETTKDMQGLKLRTTGGAQDLTLRALSAVPVRMAAPDAYESLSRGTMDGLLFPLDSVVSYGLDKLVKHATEGVSFGSFIVAYSINQSVWDKLPDDVKKAMNEASEAITPQACAGVEKEGEVTKKQMQDEGISFDPLPEATRTEIKDKLKGVGKEWASGLDSRGKQASAALKEFDDLLAAGGAK; encoded by the coding sequence ATGAAGAAGAATCTGGTCAGGGCCGCAGCAGTGCTCGCTCTCTCGCTGCCGGTCTCGACGCTGCAGGCGCAGGCCCTGGAGCTGAAGGTCGCCGATAGCTTCCCCGCCGGTCACTATCTCGTCCGCCTGATGCTCAAGCCCTGGATGGACGACGTCACCAGGCGCACCAATGGCGCGGTGACCTTCACCTATTATCCGAACCAGCAGATCGGCAAGGCCGCCGACATGCTGCGGCTGACGCAGTCCGGCGTGGTCGACATCGGCTACATCGGACCGTCCTATGTCTCCGACAAGATGCCGCTCTCGGAAGTCGCGCAATTGCCGGGTGCGTTCGCAACCAGCTGCCAAGGCACGCTCGCCTATTGGAAGATCGCCCGTGAAGGCATTCTCGCCAAGCAGGAATACGCGCCGAACAAGATCAAGCTGCTGCTCGCCGTCGTGCTGCCGCCCTACCAGGTGTGGACCGTCAAGTCGAAGGTGGAAACCACCAAGGACATGCAGGGCCTGAAGCTGCGCACCACGGGCGGCGCGCAGGACCTCACGCTGCGTGCGCTCAGCGCCGTGCCGGTGCGCATGGCTGCGCCCGATGCCTATGAGTCGCTGTCGCGCGGCACGATGGACGGGCTGCTGTTCCCGCTGGACAGCGTCGTCTCCTACGGCCTCGACAAGCTGGTCAAGCACGCCACCGAAGGCGTCAGCTTCGGCAGCTTCATCGTCGCCTATTCCATCAACCAGTCGGTCTGGGACAAGCTGCCCGACGACGTGAAGAAGGCGATGAACGAGGCTTCGGAGGCGATTACGCCGCAAGCCTGCGCCGGCGTCGAAAAAGAAGGCGAAGTTACCAAGAAGCAAATGCAGGACGAAGGCATCAGCTTCGATCCGCTGCCGGAGGCGACGCGCACCGAGATCAAGGACAAGCTCAAGGGCGTCGGCAAGGAGTGGGCGAGCGGGCTCGACAGCCGCGGCAAGCAGGCGTCTGCCGCGCTGAAGGAGTTCGACGATCTGCTCGCCGCCGGCGGCGCCAAGTAA
- a CDS encoding CaiB/BaiF CoA transferase family protein has protein sequence MGPLAGFTILDLTSVLMGPYGTQVLADMGAEIIKVESPEGDIVRQIGPGRTPGMGGMFLNANRGKRSIVLDLKKTEGRDTLLRLAKHANALVYNVRPQAMARLGLDYETLREINPALVYVGAFGYGQSGPYAAKPAYDDLIQCAATIPTLLAAAGDGTPRYVPVTIADRIVGLMLVNATMGGLMHQSRTGVGQRIDVPMFESMTEFVLVDHLGGLTYDPPLDHGGYARLLSRYRRPYKTSDGYLCVLIYNDKHWRSFFEAIGQPHFLDRPRFANHASRTKHIDEIYEEIGHIFLTRTTAEWRDLLERADIPVMPMHTLETILDDPHLNAIDFFRTVDHPVEGRIRQMRVPSTWSVTQPEAAGPAPTLGQHGRDILREAGFSTEEIEALAEQEAVHLAAPP, from the coding sequence ATGGGACCGCTCGCCGGCTTCACCATTCTCGACCTGACCTCGGTGCTGATGGGCCCCTACGGCACCCAGGTGCTGGCGGACATGGGCGCCGAAATCATCAAGGTCGAAAGCCCCGAGGGCGACATCGTTCGCCAGATCGGTCCCGGCCGCACGCCCGGCATGGGCGGGATGTTCCTCAATGCCAATCGCGGCAAGCGCAGCATCGTGCTCGACCTGAAGAAGACGGAAGGCCGCGACACCTTGCTGCGGCTGGCGAAGCACGCCAACGCGCTCGTCTACAACGTGCGCCCACAGGCAATGGCGCGGCTCGGCCTCGACTACGAGACACTTCGCGAGATCAACCCCGCGCTCGTCTATGTCGGCGCGTTCGGCTACGGCCAGTCCGGGCCCTATGCCGCAAAGCCCGCCTACGACGATCTGATCCAATGCGCCGCCACGATTCCGACGCTGCTTGCGGCGGCCGGCGACGGCACGCCGCGCTACGTCCCCGTCACCATCGCCGACCGCATCGTCGGCCTGATGCTGGTCAATGCGACCATGGGCGGGCTGATGCACCAGAGCCGCACCGGCGTCGGCCAACGCATCGACGTTCCGATGTTCGAATCGATGACGGAGTTCGTGCTGGTCGATCATCTGGGCGGGCTCACCTACGATCCGCCGCTCGACCATGGCGGCTACGCCCGCCTGCTGTCGCGCTATCGCCGCCCCTACAAGACCAGCGACGGCTATCTCTGCGTCCTCATCTACAACGACAAGCACTGGCGCAGCTTTTTTGAGGCGATCGGACAGCCGCATTTCCTAGATCGGCCGCGCTTCGCCAACCATGCGTCGCGGACGAAGCACATCGACGAGATCTACGAGGAGATCGGTCACATCTTCCTCACGCGCACCACCGCAGAATGGCGCGATCTGCTCGAGCGCGCCGACATTCCGGTGATGCCGATGCATACGCTGGAGACGATCCTCGACGATCCGCATCTCAATGCGATCGACTTCTTCAGGACGGTGGATCATCCCGTCGAAGGCCGCATCCGCCAGATGCGCGTGCCCTCCACCTGGAGCGTGACCCAGCCGGAAGCCGCCGGCCCCGCACCGACCCTCGGCCAGCACGGCCGCGACATTTTGCGCGAGGCTGGATTCTCGACCGAAGAGATCGAAGCGCTCGCAGAGCAAGAAGCAGTTCACCTGGCCGCGCCGCCCTAA
- a CDS encoding MaoC family dehydratase: MAGLYFEDFSVGQEFRHPLTRTVTEMDNTMFSLLTLNPQPLHIDAHFAEKTEFGQRIFNSLYTLGIMIGMTVYDTTMGTTVANLGMTDVTFPKPVFHGDTLRATTKVLSLRESKSRPRAGIVEFEHHALNQNDEIVGKCRRMAMMHKRPV, from the coding sequence ATGGCCGGACTTTATTTCGAGGACTTTTCCGTCGGCCAGGAGTTCAGGCATCCGCTGACCCGGACCGTCACGGAGATGGACAACACCATGTTCAGCCTGCTGACGCTCAACCCGCAGCCGCTGCATATCGACGCGCATTTCGCTGAAAAGACCGAGTTCGGCCAGCGCATTTTCAACAGCCTTTACACCCTCGGCATCATGATCGGCATGACGGTCTATGATACGACCATGGGGACCACTGTTGCCAATCTCGGCATGACCGACGTCACGTTCCCAAAACCGGTCTTCCATGGCGACACCTTGCGGGCGACGACGAAGGTGCTTTCGTTGAGGGAATCCAAATCGCGCCCGAGAGCGGGTATCGTCGAGTTCGAGCACCACGCCTTGAACCAGAACGACGAGATCGTCGGCAAATGCCGCCGCATGGCGATGATGCACAAGAGGCCGGTCTGA